Part of the Pirellulales bacterium genome, GGCGGGGCAGGGCAAGAGTGGGGGCGGGCGGTTTTGACGGCCAGGGCGGATCTGACGCTGGAAACGGTTGCCGCAGTTTGACTTGGAGTACAGGCCGACGTAGGGAATGGTGAGACACTTCTGACGGTATAAGGAAGCTTTTTGCGTGGACGCCTTTCCGTGGCTCGTGGCACTCAGCGGCCTGATCCTGATCATCGATCTGGCGGCGGGCATGGCCATTGGCTGGTGGCTGCACGAGACCAGCAACGTGCGGCAGCAGGCGGTCAATGCGCGCCAGGCCCTGGATGCCCTGCGCGACTTGCACGACCTGACTTGCGACGTGGCGGGGCGGGTCAGCCAGCACGTACACCATGTCGGCGCCATTAGCCAGGAATTAATCGCTCTGCGCGCCAATTGTGCCGGCACAAAAGATCACGCCGTCGTGGATGCCGTCAGCCGCATTGTCCAGGTCAACGACGAGCTGACGCAACAGTTGACCGAAGCCAAGCTGGAGCTGAACCGTCAGTCGGAGCTGATCGAGACACAGGCCGCCGCGGCCATGACCGACTTGGCGACGGGCTTCCCCAACCGCCGCGGCTTCGACGACGAGCTGCGGCGGCGGTTGGCCCAATGGCAACAGCAAGACACGCCCATCTCCGTGCTGATGGTCGACCTGGACAATCTTCAGCAGCTCGAACAGGAACACGGCAAGGAAGCGGCCGACGATGTCTTGCGCGGCGTGGCCACCGTGCTCTCCGAGACGATGCGGGCCATGGACCTGATCGGACGCTACGACGACGGTCAGTTCGCGGTCGCCTTGCCCGGCGCCGAGTTGTCTGAAGCTCAGTCGGCGGCCGAACGGCTGCGCACCGCCGTGGCGGAGCGCGAATTCCACATCGGCGACACTCCGGTCCACGTCACGGTCAGCCAAGGCGTGGCCCAGGCCCAGCCGGGCGACAACATGGGTTCGTTGCTGGAACGCACCAGCGCGGCCCTGGCCGCTTCGCAAGAAGCGGGCGGCAACTGCGCGTTTCTGCACGACGGGGGCAAGTGCCAGGCCGTCGCCCGCACCGCCGCCGGAAGCGAATCGCCGGAAGCGGTGCAGGAAGATTTGATGGCGCTGGCCAGGCAACTGCAAACCATGCCGGCCGACGCCCATACCGATCCCCTCACGGGCCTGCTCAATCGGCGGAGCTTCTTCGAGGGACTGCGGCACCGCATCGTCGAGCACAACCTGGGCAACGTGCCGCTCTCGCTGGCCGTGATCGACCTGGACAATATGACCAACTTCAACCGTATCCGCGGCAACCTGATGGGCGATGTCGTGCTGCGGACGGTGACGCAGATCGTCCGCACCGCGACGCGGGCGAACATCGACATGGCGGCCCGCTATCACGAAGACAAACTGGCGATCGTGCTGGTCAACACGCGGCTCGACGACGCGCTGCTGGCCGCCGACCGCATCCGTCGGGCGGTGGCCTCCTGCAAACTGAAATCGGAATCGACGCAGATCACCGTCACGGTCAGCGTGGGCGTGGCCGAACTGGAACGCGGGAGCGACGCGGTGGCGCTCTTGAAGAAGTGCGAAGACGCGGTCCGGGCCGCCAAGGCCGCCGGCCGCAACCGCACGTTCTATCACGACGGCGTCCGGGCACAACCGGCGCGCAGCTTTGCGCTGGCCGGCGCACGGCAGTGATTTTGCATTTTGGATTTTGGATTTTCGATTTTGGATTGCCGGGCGTTCAGCGGTAAGGTGCGGCCAGCCCGGCCGCCGGGACGAGCGCCGGCCCACCACCCAATCCAAAATCCAAAATCGAAAATCCAAAATTGCCTCACCCGCCGCTGCGATACCCTTCGTGGCAAGTGCTGCAGGCCTTGTTGAGCTGCCCGGCGGCCTTCTGGGCACGTTGCAGATCGTCGCCCTTGACGGCTTCCACAATCTCCAGGGCCTGCGTCTCGAGGCCTTTGGCGTATTTCAGATAGTCTTCGTCGTCGGCGTACTCGTAGCTCGGATCCTGAATCAAATGGGCGATCACGGCCACGATCTGGGCCTCCTCCAACAGCGCGTTGCGGTTCTTCGAGAACTCGCCTTTGTCGGAGGTCCAGGCTTTGATCTTGGGATCGTAACCTTCTTTGCCCATCCGCGTCATCAAGGGAGCGCGGTTGGCCACATCGGACCACTTGGCGTCGGGATCGGGCTTGGGCAGCTCGATCTTGCCGCCGCTGATAAGCTGGGCCAGGTCGTCGCTGCGCTGATGGGCCTCTTTGTAGGAGTTGTCGGTGCCCACCTTGCAGTTGCCGCCGGCGCGACGGAAGATCTCACGCAAACCGAGCGCGTCCTTCTTCCAAGATCCCCGCACGTCGCCGTCGAACTGGGCGACGACGCCGAACAGCATCGCCAATTCGGTAAAATGGACGCGGGCAACATGATTGCCGCCGCCTTTGAACACGCTGGGCGTCTTGGTGACTTCCGCCAAGGAGCCCACCTGCGCCTTGACTTCGTCTTCGATGGTCGAGCCCGCGATCAGCTTCGACCAGGCCGCATCGCCCGTCGCCGCGACGGCGTCGCCCTCATCGCTTGCGCCGCCGGCCTTGGGCGTGGCGGCGGCGATCGCCCCGCCCGGCTGGCCGGGGCCCAGCTTCTGCCGCGCGTCGTCAAAAAAAGTGGCCGTCACCTCGGGAGTGAACTTGGGCGGCGGCGCGGTCTTGAACGTCCGCGGCTTTCTTTGCGGTCGGGCTTTAGCGGCAACGCTCATCGAGGGAAGGCTCATGGCCGCGGCTGCCACGCAGAAGAGGACGACGGGCAAAGTGCGACCAGGCTGCTGGCTCATGACAACGTCCCCTTGACGACGCCTGTTGGGTACTCATCGATCACGCGAGAGATATTATCGGGCGTTTCGATTGGTGCGTCAAATACGGTCGTTCACCGCAGGCTGATGGCCGGGCGGTCGTAGTCGCGGCTGATCGACCGCCGCGGCACCTCCAGTGGCACCGCCACCACGTCGCAAGCAATCTTGCCGAGCTTCGTTTGCACCACGAACGGGTCGCCGAGCTTCGTCGCCGCCTGGCCGGGCACCGCCTTCTTCGGAGCGCTGAACGTCTCCATCAACTCGCAGAGCTTGGGATTGTAGTCGATTTGCCCGTCGTCGCGCCGCGTGCCCACGGCGTCGAAGCTGCCCACCGTCACAATGCTGGAGTAGCGGTCGTGAAACTCCCAGGCCTCGTAGCCCTTGGCGCGCAAGGCCACGGTCATCTCGTGGGCCTTGGCCGCCGCATCCTCCAACCGGCTCTCGAACTTGCGGGCCTTCTTTTGGATCTCTTCGATCTCCTTGGGGTTCACCGTAATGGCGCCGGCGAAGGTGGCGATCTTGCACGTAAAACGGCCGGAGCACTTCAGCAGGCTGTATTGCACCGGCTCGTTCATCTTCAGCACCAGGCTATCGACCCCCTTGGGAGCAAAGTAGTCGGCGGGCAAGAGCGGGTTGGTGGTGACGATCGCCCGCCGCATGGGGCCGGCCGGCTGGCGGTTCTTGCTGACCTGGGCGTTCACGGTGTCTTGCCACTGGGCCAACGTGCGGTACTGCTTTTTGCCTTGCTTGGCCCGTTTCTTGGTGTCCAGGCATTCGGGTTCCAACGCCCGCAGCTTCGTCAACACCTTCTGCGCTTGGGGGTCGTCGACCGAGGGGAAATCGCCGACCATGACGGCGATCTCGTGCATCTGCTTGACGCGGTACTTCATCTTCACCGGCTGCCCGTACTGGTCGACGCGGTGCGTCAGCTCTCCCTTGCTGAAATCGAAGTCCCGCTCGTAGCGATAGGCCCGCAGCTTGAACTTCGACCGCAGCTCGTACACCAGCTCGTCGGCCTGCTCCTCGGCCTGTTCGCCCGAAAACACGGCCGCCATAATCACCCAGGGTCCCTGCCGGTCCGTGAGCAGGTATTGCTTGTTGGGATCGGCGTCGATTTGTTTGAACAGGGCCAGCTTTTGCCAGGGCGGCGAGGCCGCCACGGAGGCGGGCGCCACGGCAAAGGAAAGAAGCACCAGCAAGGGCCAGGTCTGCTTTTGCATTGGCTTGTCGAAAAGGGAGGCTGGAAATGGGCCGCGAAGTGTAGCGAAAGCCCGTCTATAGTTCCAGGCCGAATCTGAAGGAGA contains:
- a CDS encoding GGDEF domain-containing protein; the protein is MDAFPWLVALSGLILIIDLAAGMAIGWWLHETSNVRQQAVNARQALDALRDLHDLTCDVAGRVSQHVHHVGAISQELIALRANCAGTKDHAVVDAVSRIVQVNDELTQQLTEAKLELNRQSELIETQAAAAMTDLATGFPNRRGFDDELRRRLAQWQQQDTPISVLMVDLDNLQQLEQEHGKEAADDVLRGVATVLSETMRAMDLIGRYDDGQFAVALPGAELSEAQSAAERLRTAVAEREFHIGDTPVHVTVSQGVAQAQPGDNMGSLLERTSAALAASQEAGGNCAFLHDGGKCQAVARTAAGSESPEAVQEDLMALARQLQTMPADAHTDPLTGLLNRRSFFEGLRHRIVEHNLGNVPLSLAVIDLDNMTNFNRIRGNLMGDVVLRTVTQIVRTATRANIDMAARYHEDKLAIVLVNTRLDDALLAADRIRRAVASCKLKSESTQITVTVSVGVAELERGSDAVALLKKCEDAVRAAKAAGRNRTFYHDGVRAQPARSFALAGARQ
- a CDS encoding cytochrome c, which translates into the protein MSQQPGRTLPVVLFCVAAAAMSLPSMSVAAKARPQRKPRTFKTAPPPKFTPEVTATFFDDARQKLGPGQPGGAIAAATPKAGGASDEGDAVAATGDAAWSKLIAGSTIEDEVKAQVGSLAEVTKTPSVFKGGGNHVARVHFTELAMLFGVVAQFDGDVRGSWKKDALGLREIFRRAGGNCKVGTDNSYKEAHQRSDDLAQLISGGKIELPKPDPDAKWSDVANRAPLMTRMGKEGYDPKIKAWTSDKGEFSKNRNALLEEAQIVAVIAHLIQDPSYEYADDEDYLKYAKGLETQALEIVEAVKGDDLQRAQKAAGQLNKACSTCHEGYRSGG